One Hordeum vulgare subsp. vulgare chromosome 4H, MorexV3_pseudomolecules_assembly, whole genome shotgun sequence DNA window includes the following coding sequences:
- the LOC123451015 gene encoding 1,4-dihydroxy-2-naphthoyl-CoA thioesterase 1-like, translated as MGDATATASAPASTKTAELDAPLSALGFEIEEVSPSRLTGRLLVTDTCCQPFKVLHGGVSALIAEGLASMGAHMASGYRRVAGMQLSINHFRSAAAGDTVLARAVPVHVGRSTQVWEVKLWKMDVSTQGEGPQIAEARVTLLCNLPVPDELKGAGESLRKYSKL; from the exons ATGGGGGACGCCACGGCCACGGCGTCGGCGCCGGCGAGCACCAAGACGGCGGAGCTGGACGCGCCGCTCAGCGCCCTGGGCTTCGAGATCGAAGAGGTCTCGCCGTCGCGGCTCACCGGCCGCCTCCTCGTCACGGACACCTGCTGCCAG CCGTTCAAGGTGCTGCACGGCGGCGTGTCGGCGCTGATAGCGGAGGGCCTGGCCAGCATGGGCGCGCACATGGCGTCGGGATACCGCCGCGTCGCCGGCATGCAGCTCAGCATCAACCACTTCCGGAGCGCCGCCGCCGGCGACACCGTCCTCGCGCGCGCCGTTCCCGTCCACGTCGGCCGCTCCACCCAG GTATGGGAGGTGAAGCTCTGGAAGATGGATGTATCCACACAGGGGGAAGGACCTCAAATCGCCGAGGCAAGGGTCACCCTTCTCTGTAATCTACCTGTGCCGGATGAGTTGAAAGGTGCAGGAGAATCCCTTAGGAAATACTCTAAACTGTAA